Proteins from a single region of Ensifer adhaerens:
- a CDS encoding rhodanese-like domain-containing protein has protein sequence MEAVRAERRLVAILAVDIVGYSRLMEADEACTLAAIKAWRSEVFDPLREDYHGRIVKLMGDGAIVEFGSVVDAVACAVASQKEVAARQNDVPSEHRLLLRMGINLGDVVVEGDDLLGDGVNVAARLEQICEPGGLFVSGTAFDHLQGKFELPLEFIGEHHVKNIQRPVRVYRMRFEGKVRPRRFTFRRVRGWRTAAALVALLLIGMAATWGVLRRENTEAASMARLALPMPKTPSIAVLPFENLSSDAAQSYFADGMTDDLITELSKLSGIFVIARNSTFTYKGKPTKVQQVAEELGVHYILEGSVRREGSHVRVNAQLIDAVDGHHLWAERYDGEMSGVFGLQDRVIAQIVSTLSVKLTSAEKSVAAVPETTNPQAYDTLLKGWEHLRRDSEAETVAASAFFQKAIVLDPDYSRAYASLAAANWRASVLSWDFSRREAASTNLTRNLAKALERPTPLAYAVSAQVLAQQGRYDDAFAAIGQAVKLAPNDPDNHVGMARILNATGRAAEAEAEAGLAMRFDPHPSRATLRMLAVSFFSQGKYEKAVDTYQRVIEGKAALLADYATLIASYGHLGRTGGIAALVDRYNSLSLSFLGDPLTVQESAYEWYGSAFSYHRPYIARLQEGLRKAGLPEGAGTDLALDDYAKFMTVTNGELSVDGTIKVDVTEARALLARGVVFVDVRAPPNYDNGHIPRAVNLSLVTDLSRESLAQVVGKEDEVAFYCQGRSCTYAAYASAKAIAWGYKRVYYFAGGFLEWNDEGYPLVIEVRK, from the coding sequence ATGGAAGCAGTTCGCGCAGAACGTCGCCTGGTGGCAATTCTTGCCGTCGACATCGTTGGTTATTCGCGATTGATGGAGGCCGACGAGGCGTGCACGCTCGCTGCCATCAAGGCCTGGCGATCCGAAGTCTTCGATCCACTCCGGGAGGATTATCACGGGCGCATCGTCAAGCTCATGGGCGACGGCGCGATCGTGGAATTTGGCTCCGTCGTCGATGCCGTCGCTTGCGCCGTTGCGTCACAGAAAGAGGTCGCTGCACGCCAAAACGATGTTCCATCCGAACACCGGCTGCTGCTGCGCATGGGCATCAATCTTGGCGATGTCGTCGTCGAAGGGGACGATCTGCTCGGCGACGGCGTCAATGTCGCGGCCCGACTCGAGCAGATATGCGAGCCGGGAGGACTGTTCGTATCCGGCACCGCTTTCGACCATTTGCAGGGCAAGTTCGAACTGCCGCTGGAGTTTATCGGCGAGCACCATGTGAAGAACATCCAGCGGCCCGTCCGCGTCTACCGGATGCGGTTTGAGGGAAAGGTCCGGCCCCGGCGCTTCACCTTCAGGCGGGTTCGAGGCTGGCGGACTGCAGCCGCCTTGGTCGCGCTCCTGCTGATCGGGATGGCCGCAACATGGGGCGTGCTTAGACGCGAGAATACGGAGGCCGCATCCATGGCGCGGCTGGCCTTGCCGATGCCCAAAACGCCCTCGATCGCGGTCCTGCCCTTCGAAAATCTGAGTTCGGATGCGGCGCAGAGCTACTTTGCCGACGGAATGACCGACGACCTGATCACCGAACTCTCGAAGCTCTCCGGCATCTTCGTGATCGCGCGCAACTCGACCTTCACCTACAAGGGCAAGCCGACCAAGGTGCAACAGGTGGCCGAGGAACTGGGCGTCCACTACATCCTCGAGGGCAGCGTCCGTCGGGAGGGAAGCCATGTCCGGGTCAATGCCCAGCTGATCGACGCGGTCGACGGGCACCATCTCTGGGCCGAGCGTTACGACGGTGAAATGAGCGGCGTATTCGGCCTGCAGGACCGGGTGATCGCGCAGATCGTGTCGACGCTCTCGGTAAAGCTGACAAGCGCCGAAAAAAGCGTCGCAGCGGTGCCGGAAACGACCAATCCGCAAGCCTACGACACTTTGCTCAAGGGATGGGAACATCTGCGTCGCGACAGCGAGGCCGAAACGGTGGCGGCTTCGGCATTCTTCCAGAAGGCGATCGTGCTCGATCCGGACTATAGCCGTGCCTACGCGTCTCTGGCGGCGGCAAACTGGCGGGCGAGTGTGCTCTCCTGGGACTTTTCCCGCAGGGAAGCCGCGTCCACGAACCTGACCAGAAATCTTGCCAAGGCGCTGGAGCGGCCGACGCCGCTTGCCTATGCCGTCTCGGCGCAGGTGCTGGCGCAACAGGGGCGCTACGACGATGCGTTTGCCGCCATCGGCCAGGCGGTGAAGCTGGCGCCGAACGACCCTGACAACCATGTGGGGATGGCGCGTATCCTAAACGCGACCGGACGTGCGGCGGAGGCGGAAGCTGAGGCCGGCCTGGCGATGCGGTTCGATCCCCATCCCTCGCGGGCAACGCTGCGCATGCTGGCAGTCTCGTTTTTCTCCCAGGGCAAATACGAGAAAGCCGTCGACACCTATCAACGCGTGATCGAAGGCAAGGCCGCGCTTCTTGCGGATTATGCCACTCTGATCGCGAGCTACGGACACCTCGGACGCACGGGCGGCATTGCCGCGCTGGTCGACCGCTACAACAGCTTGTCGCTGTCGTTTCTGGGCGATCCGCTTACCGTCCAGGAAAGCGCCTATGAGTGGTATGGCAGCGCCTTCAGCTATCACCGGCCCTACATTGCGCGCCTGCAGGAGGGGCTTCGCAAGGCCGGATTGCCGGAGGGCGCTGGCACCGACCTCGCGCTCGACGACTATGCGAAGTTCATGACGGTGACCAACGGCGAACTGAGTGTCGACGGAACGATCAAGGTCGATGTGACGGAGGCAAGGGCGCTGCTGGCGCGCGGCGTCGTCTTCGTCGACGTGCGGGCCCCGCCCAACTACGACAACGGCCATATCCCAAGGGCGGTCAACCTGTCGCTCGTCACGGACCTTTCGAGGGAAAGCCTCGCCCAGGTGGTGGGAAAGGAGGACGAGGTCGCCTTCTATTGCCAGGGCAGGAGCTGCACCTACGCCGCCTATGCGTCGGCCAAGGCGATCGCCTGGGGCTACAAGCGCGTCTACTATTTCGCCGGCGGATTTCTGGAGTGGAACGACGAGGGCTACCCGCTCGTGATCGAGGTGCGGAAGTAG
- a CDS encoding histidine phosphatase family protein: MIYLLRHGETVWNTLGRFQGQKDSPLTRRGVEQADLVANLLRAEIEGNAQSFDMHVSPLGRTRETAERVRRVLPLKTREDARLMEVSVGAWDGMTMFEIDMEYPGKLDGSDVFDWYFRSPDGESFDAACARAKSWLADIKGPTIAISHGLFGRLLRGVYAGLSRRDMLELPVPQDGFYRLCEGEFSLVTAASTDRQLAPASE, from the coding sequence TTGATCTATCTACTCCGCCACGGCGAAACCGTCTGGAACACGCTCGGCCGTTTCCAGGGTCAAAAGGACTCGCCGCTCACGAGACGCGGCGTCGAGCAGGCGGATCTTGTCGCAAATCTGCTGCGCGCCGAAATCGAAGGTAATGCGCAATCCTTCGACATGCATGTCAGCCCGCTTGGCCGGACCCGCGAAACCGCCGAAAGGGTGCGGCGGGTGCTGCCGCTCAAGACCCGCGAAGATGCCCGGTTGATGGAGGTCTCCGTCGGCGCCTGGGACGGCATGACGATGTTCGAGATCGACATGGAGTATCCGGGCAAACTCGATGGCTCCGATGTCTTCGACTGGTATTTCCGCTCGCCGGACGGAGAGAGCTTCGATGCCGCCTGCGCCAGGGCGAAAAGCTGGCTCGCCGATATCAAGGGGCCGACCATCGCGATCTCCCACGGGCTGTTCGGTCGGCTGCTGCGCGGCGTCTATGCGGGCCTCTCCAGGCGGGACATGCTGGAACTGCCGGTTCCGCAGGATGGGTTCTATCGGCTGTGCGAAGGGGAATTCAGCCTCGTCACCGCCGCGTCCACCGACCGCCAGTTGGCGCCCGCTTCCGAGTGA
- a CDS encoding Na/Pi cotransporter family protein: MSTAIAILGGVGLFLLGMTIMTDGLKALAGSALRTVLGKAAATPLSGAFWGAIVTLLVQSSSAVTMTTIGLVSAGLLTFPQGLGLVFGANVGTTGTGWLVALIGVRVSLSSYALPLIFLGALMKLLGGGRIAAAGGALAGFALVLYGLTTLQQGMGGLAESLNPSDLPAVLGMPGVGWSSGLLGLLTLIVVGLAMTAVMQSSTAAIAVTISAFYAGAVGLEQGAALIIGQNIGTATSSALAAIGASPTAKRLALAYVLFKVIAALIAIAAFPLTAPLLKTFSASIDGMTLLAAYHTAYNVVGVAVLLPATQWFTRVVERILPSRQTALERALDPSALVNPVIAVETARRVVAGILASTAGAVAEAVSGGAGPRAADTQAAASALEKVRDFLSELKEPPETEAERHRLTSTLHALDHASRLVETLADDGFSAEANGAAADGRVADLCAGAMRAAAAVGGEIAAESALSAQAAPIAWSVSPEVITALAEAKGAATELEAVQREHRAATLASVAPGSLTAADAFARIEAARRLDRMAHHAWRSAAHLLGRGEGRDPAAASLLP; encoded by the coding sequence ATGTCGACAGCAATTGCCATTCTCGGCGGCGTCGGGCTGTTCCTGCTCGGCATGACGATCATGACGGACGGGTTGAAGGCGCTGGCGGGATCCGCCTTGCGCACCGTGCTCGGCAAGGCGGCGGCGACGCCGCTTTCCGGCGCATTCTGGGGCGCGATCGTCACGCTGCTGGTGCAATCGTCGAGCGCGGTGACGATGACGACCATCGGTCTCGTCAGCGCCGGGTTGCTGACCTTTCCGCAGGGGCTCGGCCTCGTCTTCGGCGCCAATGTCGGCACGACCGGAACGGGCTGGCTGGTGGCGTTGATCGGTGTGCGGGTATCGCTGTCAAGTTATGCACTGCCGTTGATCTTCCTGGGCGCGCTGATGAAGCTTCTGGGCGGCGGGCGAATTGCCGCCGCCGGTGGCGCGCTTGCCGGCTTCGCGCTGGTGCTCTACGGGCTGACGACCCTGCAGCAGGGCATGGGTGGCCTTGCCGAGAGCCTCAATCCCTCCGACCTGCCGGCCGTCCTCGGCATGCCCGGCGTCGGCTGGTCTTCCGGACTGCTCGGCCTTCTGACGCTGATTGTCGTCGGGCTGGCGATGACGGCGGTGATGCAATCCTCGACTGCGGCCATCGCAGTCACCATTTCTGCTTTCTATGCCGGTGCCGTGGGGCTGGAGCAGGGGGCGGCGCTCATCATCGGACAGAACATCGGCACGGCGACGAGTTCGGCGCTGGCGGCGATTGGCGCGAGCCCGACGGCCAAGCGCCTGGCGCTCGCCTATGTGCTTTTCAAAGTCATCGCGGCGCTGATCGCGATCGCAGCCTTTCCGCTCACGGCGCCGCTCCTGAAGACCTTTTCGGCTTCCATCGATGGCATGACACTGCTGGCCGCCTACCATACGGCCTACAACGTCGTCGGCGTCGCCGTGCTGCTGCCGGCGACGCAATGGTTCACGCGCGTCGTCGAGAGGATCCTGCCTTCGCGGCAGACGGCGCTGGAGCGCGCCCTCGATCCGAGCGCCCTCGTGAACCCGGTGATCGCGGTGGAGACGGCCCGAAGGGTCGTGGCCGGCATTCTGGCATCGACGGCAGGTGCCGTTGCCGAGGCGGTTTCGGGCGGGGCAGGGCCGCGCGCTGCGGACACGCAGGCGGCCGCATCCGCCCTCGAAAAGGTCAGGGACTTTCTCTCCGAACTGAAGGAGCCGCCGGAAACGGAGGCCGAGCGCCACCGCCTGACAAGCACGCTGCACGCGCTCGACCACGCCTCGCGCCTGGTGGAGACATTGGCGGATGACGGGTTCTCGGCCGAGGCAAACGGCGCCGCAGCGGACGGGCGCGTGGCCGATCTCTGCGCAGGCGCCATGCGTGCGGCCGCGGCCGTCGGCGGCGAGATCGCGGCGGAATCGGCCCTCAGCGCCCAGGCGGCGCCGATTGCCTGGAGCGTTTCGCCCGAGGTCATCACGGCGCTGGCCGAGGCGAAGGGAGCCGCGACCGAGCTCGAGGCCGTGCAGCGCGAGCATCGTGCCGCAACGCTTGCCTCCGTCGCCCCGGGAAGCCTGACCGCCGCCGACGCCTTTGCCCGGATCGAAGCCGCACGCCGGCTCGATCGGATGGCACACCACGCCTGGCGCTCGGCCGCGCATTTGCTGGGGCGTGGCGAGGGACGCGATCCGGCAGCGGCAAGCCTGCTTCCGTAG
- a CDS encoding HIT family protein, translating to MEIPQHLHITETDGWLVNHRIDSALPGYLMISSKTDTNDLSDLPASALGELGPLLATAQGALKKTLHAHRVYIGRYGHMPGYPIHFHVMPIYHWVEALFWEDSRYRLLQNFADTTREASTDGAELTLFVWREFCERPDPPLAEGPTVPETVELLRLVMRPPTQTRTTTLNSSARA from the coding sequence TTGGAGATACCACAACACCTGCACATTACGGAAACAGACGGATGGCTCGTGAACCACCGTATCGACTCGGCCCTGCCCGGCTACCTCATGATCAGTTCAAAGACAGACACCAATGATCTGTCTGACTTGCCGGCGAGCGCGCTAGGCGAACTCGGTCCGCTGCTGGCAACCGCCCAAGGAGCATTGAAGAAGACGCTTCATGCTCACCGCGTCTACATAGGCCGATATGGCCACATGCCCGGCTATCCTATCCATTTTCACGTGATGCCCATCTATCATTGGGTCGAGGCGCTGTTCTGGGAGGATTCCCGATATCGTTTGCTTCAGAATTTCGCAGACACCACCCGGGAAGCATCAACGGATGGCGCCGAACTGACGCTGTTTGTCTGGCGCGAATTCTGCGAGCGGCCGGATCCGCCTCTCGCCGAAGGGCCAACGGTGCCTGAAACCGTGGAATTGTTGCGGCTCGTCATGCGTCCGCCGACGCAAACTCGAACAACGACCTTGAATTCGTCGGCCCGCGCTTGA
- a CDS encoding adenylate/guanylate cyclase domain-containing protein: MEQRLAAVLAADMAGYSRLMEADEAGTLARLRTHRIELIDPAIAKNKGRLIKTTGDGLLVEFQSVTDAVKCAVEIQQRMKRRNSDVPEDRRIEFRIGINLGDIIFEDDDIFGDGVNIAARAEQLAEVGGICVTAAVATQVADRLELPIEDLGEKTLKNISRPMRLYRIGLEGLDLPTSTGASEAKKGVCKPTIVVLPFDNMSGDPDQEFFADGLTEDIITELSRRHELFVISRNSSFVYKNQSVNAREVAASLGAQYLVEGSVRKIGERVRVTVQLIDAVNDAHIWADKYDRQLDDIFAIQDEVTAAIAATVPGRLEAAQRDQLSRTKPANMAAYECALAAKVLHHRSTVADNAQAQSLIDRAVSLDPGYAHAHAWRACILGQAWVYGWCKDKEATWLEVNAELERALSLDDNDADVHRILAAVNVNNNALTTARYHQERALFLNPNYDLVVVQQGELLTWLGRPEEGVEWIRKAMRLNPHHPERFWSHLGKAHFAARQYGEAIEAFMHLTSMDETQHAFVSACYGWLGDGIAAAAHMDKVRALAPAFEIEAFLATMHYAQDTDTQHLREGLVKAGAG; the protein is encoded by the coding sequence ATGGAGCAGAGACTCGCCGCAGTGCTGGCGGCCGATATGGCCGGCTACTCCAGGCTGATGGAAGCCGACGAGGCGGGCACGCTTGCGCGGCTGAGAACCCACCGCATCGAGCTCATCGATCCCGCGATTGCCAAGAACAAGGGCCGGCTGATCAAGACCACCGGCGACGGCTTGCTGGTCGAGTTCCAGAGCGTGACCGATGCGGTCAAATGCGCCGTCGAGATCCAGCAGCGCATGAAGCGGCGGAACTCCGACGTGCCGGAGGACCGGCGGATCGAATTCCGCATCGGCATCAATCTCGGCGACATCATCTTCGAGGATGACGACATCTTCGGCGACGGCGTCAACATCGCGGCGCGGGCCGAGCAGCTGGCCGAGGTCGGTGGCATCTGCGTCACCGCAGCGGTGGCGACACAGGTGGCCGACCGGCTGGAACTGCCGATCGAAGATCTCGGAGAAAAGACGCTGAAGAACATCAGCCGGCCGATGCGCCTCTACCGCATCGGTCTCGAGGGCCTGGACCTTCCGACCTCGACGGGGGCGAGCGAAGCGAAAAAGGGCGTCTGCAAACCGACGATCGTCGTCTTGCCCTTCGACAATATGAGCGGCGATCCGGACCAGGAATTTTTCGCCGACGGCCTGACCGAGGACATCATCACCGAGCTTTCGCGCCGGCACGAGCTCTTCGTCATCTCGCGCAACTCCTCCTTCGTCTACAAGAACCAGTCGGTGAACGCGCGTGAGGTGGCGGCCAGCCTCGGCGCGCAATATCTGGTCGAAGGCAGCGTGCGCAAGATCGGCGAGCGGGTGCGGGTCACCGTGCAGCTGATCGATGCGGTCAACGATGCCCATATCTGGGCCGACAAATACGACCGGCAGCTCGACGATATCTTCGCCATTCAGGACGAGGTGACGGCGGCGATCGCCGCCACCGTACCCGGGCGCCTGGAGGCCGCGCAGCGCGACCAGCTCTCGCGCACCAAGCCGGCCAACATGGCGGCTTACGAATGCGCGCTGGCCGCCAAGGTGCTGCACCATCGCAGCACCGTCGCCGACAACGCCCAGGCGCAGTCGCTGATCGACCGGGCCGTCTCGCTCGACCCCGGCTATGCCCATGCGCACGCCTGGCGGGCCTGCATCCTCGGCCAGGCCTGGGTCTATGGCTGGTGCAAAGACAAGGAGGCGACGTGGCTCGAGGTCAATGCCGAGCTCGAACGGGCGCTTTCGCTCGACGACAACGACGCCGACGTGCACCGGATCCTTGCGGCCGTCAACGTCAACAACAACGCACTGACGACGGCGCGCTATCACCAGGAGCGGGCGCTCTTCCTCAACCCCAACTACGACCTCGTCGTGGTGCAGCAGGGCGAACTCCTGACATGGCTCGGCCGGCCGGAGGAGGGGGTGGAGTGGATCCGCAAGGCCATGCGCCTCAATCCGCATCACCCGGAACGCTTCTGGAGCCACCTCGGCAAGGCCCATTTTGCCGCCCGCCAATATGGCGAGGCGATCGAGGCCTTCATGCATCTGACCTCGATGGACGAAACCCAGCACGCCTTCGTCTCCGCCTGCTACGGTTGGCTCGGCGACGGAATTGCGGCTGCGGCACATATGGACAAGGTGCGGGCGCTTGCGCCGGCGTTCGAGATCGAGGCGTTCCTGGCGACGATGCACTATGCGCAGGACACGGACACGCAGCATTTGCGCGAGGGGCTGGTGAAGGCGGGGGCAGGCTGA
- a CDS encoding bifunctional helix-turn-helix transcriptional regulator/GNAT family N-acetyltransferase, whose translation MSLQQIDDRALTVRRFNRFYTRLIGLLHEHLLASAFSLTEVRILYELAHRPALTATDLCRELGLDAGYLSRVIAGFEKKGLVEKTRSPADGRVAQLQLTEAGRTTFQPLEDASQHEVVAMLEKLSVPEQRQLVSAMGEIESLLRDERTPGYILRDPQPGDMGWVIHRQAALYTQEHGWNGEFETLLAEIVVKYMRDYDANSDRCWIAEKDGKVVGSVFLVRHDEATAKLRMLYVEPSARGLGIGRRLVEECMRHARLLGYTRMVLWTNAGLDAARHIYEKAGFALIEEEQHHSFGKDLTGQTFARDL comes from the coding sequence ATGTCTCTGCAGCAAATCGACGACCGCGCCCTGACGGTGCGGCGTTTCAACCGCTTCTACACCCGCCTGATCGGGCTGCTGCACGAGCACCTTCTCGCCAGCGCCTTCTCGCTGACGGAGGTTCGTATCCTCTATGAACTGGCGCACCGGCCGGCGCTGACGGCGACGGATCTCTGCCGCGAGCTCGGCCTCGACGCCGGCTATCTGAGCCGGGTCATCGCCGGCTTCGAGAAGAAGGGACTGGTCGAAAAGACCCGCTCGCCGGCGGACGGCCGGGTCGCGCAGCTCCAACTGACGGAAGCGGGACGCACGACGTTCCAGCCGCTGGAGGATGCCTCCCAGCACGAAGTTGTCGCCATGCTGGAAAAGCTCTCGGTGCCGGAACAGCGGCAACTGGTTTCAGCGATGGGCGAGATCGAGAGCCTTTTGCGGGACGAGCGGACGCCGGGCTACATCCTGCGCGATCCGCAGCCGGGCGACATGGGCTGGGTGATCCACCGTCAGGCGGCGCTCTACACGCAGGAGCATGGCTGGAACGGCGAATTCGAAACCCTGCTTGCCGAGATCGTCGTCAAGTACATGCGCGACTACGATGCCAATTCCGACCGGTGCTGGATCGCCGAAAAGGACGGCAAGGTCGTCGGCTCGGTGTTTCTCGTGCGGCACGACGAAGCCACCGCGAAGCTCAGGATGCTCTACGTGGAGCCGAGCGCGCGCGGCCTCGGCATCGGCCGCCGCCTGGTCGAGGAGTGCATGCGCCACGCCCGGCTCCTCGGCTACACGCGCATGGTGCTGTGGACCAATGCCGGCCTCGACGCCGCCCGCCACATCTACGAGAAGGCTGGCTTCGCGCTGATCGAGGAAGAGCAGCACCACAGCTTCGGCAAGGACCTGACCGGCCAGACCTTCGCGCGGGACCTGTAA
- a CDS encoding SOS response-associated peptidase, with product MCGRVYLKTNLEGLLRAFGFATRGGVEAIANQFPRYNGAPTLIYPIIIRDVIRDPDLFGPVFVSARWGLIPSWTKDPKAGRPLVNVRSDTIASKFRSSYQRRRCLVPIDGFFEWKDIHGTGKDKQPYAIAMKTGEPFCLAGIWESWRNPAADEDIRTFAIVTTDANAMMADIHDRMPVILHPEDYERWLSPEPEAPDLMKPFPPEMMTMWKIGSKVGSPKNDTPDILDPVD from the coding sequence ATGTGCGGACGCGTCTACCTGAAGACCAATCTCGAGGGCCTGCTGCGTGCCTTCGGCTTTGCGACACGCGGCGGCGTCGAGGCGATCGCCAACCAGTTTCCGCGCTATAACGGTGCGCCGACGCTGATCTACCCGATCATCATCCGCGACGTGATCCGCGATCCCGACCTCTTCGGCCCGGTCTTCGTTTCGGCGCGATGGGGGCTGATCCCGAGCTGGACGAAGGACCCGAAGGCGGGAAGGCCGCTCGTCAACGTGCGCTCGGACACGATCGCGAGCAAGTTCCGCTCGTCCTACCAGCGCCGCCGCTGCCTGGTGCCGATCGACGGTTTCTTCGAGTGGAAGGACATTCACGGCACCGGCAAGGACAAGCAGCCCTATGCGATTGCCATGAAGACGGGCGAGCCCTTCTGCCTTGCCGGCATCTGGGAGAGCTGGCGCAATCCTGCAGCCGACGAGGATATCCGCACCTTCGCCATCGTCACCACCGACGCCAACGCCATGATGGCCGATATCCACGACCGCATGCCGGTGATCCTGCACCCCGAAGACTATGAGCGCTGGCTTTCGCCTGAGCCGGAAGCGCCTGATTTGATGAAGCCGTTTCCGCCTGAAATGATGACGATGTGGAAGATCGGGTCGAAGGTCGGCTCGCCGAAGAACGACACGCCGGATATTCTCGATCCGGTGGATTGA
- a CDS encoding TetR/AcrR family transcriptional regulator: MSEKAPARERLLKAAAELFYRDGVGATGIDAITAHAGVAKMSLYNNFSSKTDLVNAYIEARHKEWQDLYRGRLAGAATPRDRVLAIFDSYVDHAEMAYSWGFRGCGLLNAAAELSVGDPARAIVALQKDEVETLFKQYLGEMRPDAGAAVDETAEHLSFLLEGAMSRAGLDGHDARLKSARRIAISIMDQL, translated from the coding sequence ATGAGCGAGAAAGCGCCGGCGCGCGAGCGCCTGCTGAAGGCCGCAGCGGAACTCTTCTATCGGGATGGGGTTGGCGCCACCGGCATCGATGCGATCACGGCCCATGCGGGCGTCGCCAAGATGAGCCTTTACAACAACTTCTCGTCCAAGACCGATCTGGTGAACGCCTATATCGAGGCGCGCCACAAGGAATGGCAGGACCTCTACCGCGGGCGCCTGGCAGGCGCGGCGACGCCGCGAGACCGCGTGCTGGCGATCTTCGACAGCTATGTCGACCACGCCGAGATGGCCTATTCCTGGGGTTTCCGCGGCTGCGGGCTGTTGAACGCCGCCGCCGAACTTTCCGTCGGCGATCCCGCCCGCGCGATCGTCGCATTGCAGAAGGACGAGGTGGAGACGCTCTTCAAGCAATATCTCGGCGAAATGCGACCGGACGCCGGTGCCGCAGTCGACGAGACCGCAGAGCACCTCTCCTTCCTGCTCGAAGGCGCCATGTCGCGCGCCGGGCTCGATGGCCACGACGCCCGCTTAAAGTCCGCGCGCAGGATCGCCATCTCGATCATGGACCAGCTATGA
- a CDS encoding DUF1254 domain-containing protein, with translation MPKVRIHMLRVAFTALALLAGTASVAAGDLSPESLQQRAIERRATDAVIWGMPAVNADLMLQEALSKTKAKVNEIVYWSRPVNWKNQTLTPNPDSIYLMSFWNVKDGPIVIEIPPAEGGSIAGNIVNAWQMPLEDAGPEGADKGKGGKYLILPPDYMGEVPEGVIALRSDTFTGFALLRSNLKSHSDADIEKSVAYGKTVKIYKMSEASKPPATAFTDAYDVLFDSTIRYDASFFDNLNRIVQTEPWLERDRIMIDHLKSLGIEKGKPYQPNPETRKLLDAAAAEAKAELSARYDAGFPVINEGIRWFPAGLPDMVAAAKDAYADPNSYPVDARGVTYTLGFTGIKHIGTAQFYLMANKDKDGNAFDGSANYRLVVPKDAPVKQYWSVTAYDRETHALIRNMDKASVASIGEGVQKNADGSVDVYFGAKAPAGKEANWVPVDPARKFELLFRLYGPEKPLFEKSWKLPDAEKMP, from the coding sequence ATGCCGAAAGTGAGGATCCATATGCTTCGGGTTGCCTTTACAGCACTTGCGCTCCTTGCCGGGACGGCGAGTGTCGCCGCAGGAGATCTTTCGCCGGAAAGCCTTCAGCAACGGGCCATCGAGCGCCGGGCGACGGACGCGGTCATCTGGGGCATGCCGGCGGTTAACGCCGACCTGATGCTGCAGGAGGCGCTTTCAAAGACGAAGGCCAAGGTCAACGAGATCGTCTACTGGTCGCGGCCGGTCAACTGGAAGAACCAGACGCTGACGCCCAATCCGGATTCGATCTATCTCATGTCCTTCTGGAACGTGAAGGACGGGCCGATCGTCATCGAGATCCCGCCGGCAGAAGGCGGGTCGATCGCCGGTAACATCGTCAACGCCTGGCAGATGCCGCTGGAGGATGCCGGGCCGGAAGGGGCGGACAAGGGCAAGGGCGGCAAGTACCTGATCCTGCCGCCGGACTATATGGGCGAAGTGCCGGAGGGGGTGATCGCGCTGCGCTCGGACACCTTCACGGGCTTTGCGCTTTTGCGCTCCAACCTGAAGAGCCACAGCGACGCCGATATCGAAAAATCGGTCGCCTATGGCAAGACGGTCAAGATCTACAAGATGTCCGAGGCTTCCAAGCCGCCGGCGACGGCCTTTACCGATGCCTATGACGTGCTGTTCGACAGCACCATCCGCTACGATGCGAGCTTCTTCGACAACCTGAACCGGATCGTGCAAACCGAGCCGTGGCTCGAGCGCGACCGGATCATGATCGATCATCTGAAGTCGCTCGGCATCGAAAAGGGCAAGCCCTACCAGCCAAACCCCGAGACCAGGAAGCTTCTCGATGCGGCAGCCGCCGAAGCCAAGGCTGAGCTTTCCGCCCGCTATGATGCCGGCTTCCCCGTGATCAACGAGGGTATTCGCTGGTTTCCGGCCGGCCTGCCGGACATGGTGGCCGCCGCCAAGGACGCCTATGCCGACCCGAACAGCTATCCGGTCGATGCGCGCGGCGTGACCTATACGCTCGGCTTCACCGGCATCAAGCATATCGGCACGGCGCAATTCTACCTGATGGCCAACAAGGACAAGGACGGCAACGCCTTCGACGGCAGCGCCAATTATCGCCTCGTCGTGCCGAAGGATGCGCCGGTCAAGCAATACTGGTCGGTGACCGCCTATGACCGCGAGACGCATGCGCTGATCCGCAACATGGACAAGGCGAGCGTTGCCTCGATCGGCGAAGGTGTTCAAAAGAACGCCGACGGCTCGGTCGATGTGTACTTCGGCGCGAAGGCGCCCGCGGGCAAGGAGGCGAACTGGGTGCCGGTCGATCCCGCCCGCAAGTTCGAACTGCTCTTCCGGCTCTATGGACCCGAAAAACCGCTGTTTGAAAAAAGCTGGAAGCTGCCCGACGCCGAGAAGATGCCGTGA